The following proteins are co-located in the Maridesulfovibrio sp. genome:
- a CDS encoding putative quinol monooxygenase — protein MITLTAKMQAAEGKEQELEAVLRELVKGTATEEGSVEYRLHRVLDTPGAFRFVEKFKDQEAFDFHANSDHFKAAIEKIGKLTAGDGELEMLELIDSIPE, from the coding sequence ATGATAACTCTTACCGCAAAAATGCAAGCTGCTGAAGGCAAAGAGCAGGAACTCGAAGCAGTCCTGCGTGAATTGGTCAAAGGCACCGCAACCGAAGAAGGTTCAGTGGAATACAGGCTGCACCGCGTTCTTGATACTCCCGGAGCATTTCGCTTTGTTGAAAAGTTCAAGGATCAGGAAGCATTCGACTTCCACGCCAACTCCGATCACTTCAAAGCAGCTATCGAAAAAATCGGAAAACTTACCGCAGGTGACGGTGAACTTGAAATGCTGGAATTGATTGATTCTATTCCTGAATAG
- a CDS encoding multidrug effflux MFS transporter, giving the protein MPNFLFITMLAAFPALSTDMYLPALPTIQEQWGISLAEVNLSLVLFFILFSFFMLIYGPLSDKLGRKPVLIGGVGIYVLGSVLCALSTNIWFLVTARIVQAAGAASASALSMALAKDLYTGTERQKVLAYIGVIIPLCPMLAPMMGSMMLKFLSWKWIFGCQAVLASMAFYGTLVFEEPEFEKTEGGILNMFSRYLVVLKNLEFTTYCFAFSVIAIGFFGFLAGSADIYIRGFGMNEQQYAMFFGFNAIGFMTGSFTCSRLCVGYSSMSILKVSLIGVIVASIGVLALGGSEYAFAAPMFLMTFSIGVSRPISNHMILETVDRDIGAASALLTFTYFIFGAVAMELISFDWPSKIRIIGQMGMIGGAIPLLSLLLMARRARLVG; this is encoded by the coding sequence ATGCCAAATTTTCTTTTTATTACTATGCTGGCGGCTTTTCCCGCCTTGTCGACTGATATGTATCTTCCCGCACTGCCTACCATTCAGGAGCAGTGGGGGATTTCTCTTGCCGAAGTGAATCTTTCGCTGGTGCTCTTTTTTATCCTGTTCAGTTTTTTTATGCTTATTTACGGTCCCTTATCCGACAAATTAGGCCGTAAACCCGTGCTGATAGGTGGAGTAGGAATATACGTACTCGGCAGCGTGCTTTGTGCTTTGTCTACTAACATTTGGTTTCTGGTGACTGCCCGCATTGTTCAGGCAGCAGGAGCAGCTTCGGCCTCGGCTCTGTCCATGGCACTGGCAAAGGATCTCTATACCGGTACCGAGCGTCAGAAGGTGCTGGCTTATATCGGAGTGATTATTCCCTTGTGTCCTATGCTAGCCCCCATGATGGGCAGCATGATGCTTAAGTTTTTGTCTTGGAAATGGATTTTCGGATGTCAGGCTGTACTTGCTTCCATGGCCTTTTACGGCACTCTTGTTTTCGAGGAGCCTGAATTCGAAAAGACTGAGGGCGGGATTTTAAACATGTTCTCCCGCTATCTGGTGGTGCTCAAGAATTTGGAATTCACCACGTATTGCTTTGCTTTTTCAGTCATCGCTATTGGCTTTTTCGGATTTCTGGCCGGATCGGCGGATATCTATATTCGCGGATTCGGTATGAATGAACAGCAGTACGCCATGTTCTTCGGTTTTAACGCTATCGGATTCATGACCGGATCGTTCACTTGCTCAAGGCTCTGTGTCGGCTATTCATCAATGTCCATCCTCAAGGTGTCATTGATTGGTGTTATAGTGGCCAGTATCGGTGTGCTGGCGTTGGGTGGATCGGAATATGCTTTTGCCGCGCCTATGTTTTTGATGACATTTTCCATCGGGGTCAGCAGGCCTATCAGCAACCATATGATTCTTGAAACCGTGGACCGGGATATCGGTGCGGCGTCCGCTCTTTTGACCTTCACTTATTTTATCTTCGGCGCTGTTGCCATGGAACTCATTTCTTTCGATTGGCCGTCAAAGATCCGTATTATCGGTCAGATGGGAATGATCGGTGGAGCTATCCCGCTGCTGTCTCTTCTCTTGATGGCACGACGCGCAAGATTAGTTGGGTAA